The proteins below are encoded in one region of Dama dama isolate Ldn47 chromosome 21, ASM3311817v1, whole genome shotgun sequence:
- the LOC133042274 gene encoding 28 kDa heat- and acid-stable phosphoprotein-like, whose translation MPKGGRKGGHKGRAWQYTSPEEIDAQLQAEKQKAREEEEQGEEGGDGAAGDPKKEKKSLDSDESEDEEDDYQQKRKGVEGLIDIENPNRLAQTTKKATQLDLGGPKELSRREREEIEKQKAKERYMEMHLAGKTEQAKADLARLAIIRKQREEAARKKEEERKAKDDATVSGKRMQSLSLNE comes from the coding sequence ATGCCTAAAGGAGGCAGAAAGGGGGGCCACAAAGGCCGGGCCTGGCAGTACACGAGCCCGGAGGAGATCGACGCCCAGCTCCAGGCCGAAAAGCAGAAGGCCAGGGAAGAAGAGGAAcaaggagaagaaggtggagaTGGGGCTGCAGGTGACccgaaaaaagagaagaaatctcTAGATTCTGATGAGAGCGAGGATGAAGAAGATGATTACCAGCAAAAGCGCAAAGGCGTGGAAGGGCTCATCGACATTGAGAACCCCAACCGGCTGGCACAGACAACCAAAAAGGCCACGCAGCTGGACCTGGGTGGGCCCAAGGAGCTGTCccgaagagaaagagaagaaatcgAGAAGCAGAAAGCCAAAGAGCGTTACATGGAGATGCATTTAGCGGGGAAGACAGAGCAAGCCAAGGCCGACCTTGCCCGGCTGGCGATCATCCGAAAACAGCGGGAAGAGGCTgccaggaagaaagaagaagagaggaaagcaaAAGATGATGCGACCGTGTCAGGAAAACGAATGCAGTCGCTCTCCCTGAACGAGTAG